One Cryptomeria japonica chromosome 9, Sugi_1.0, whole genome shotgun sequence genomic window carries:
- the LOC131039334 gene encoding peroxidase 1-like: MASISLIVAVLVAIMCVCEGSALRRNFYKKSCPSAEATVELVVEKYIAKDRTLAALLLRMHFHDCFIRGCDGSVLLNSTTTNKAERDAIPNLRLRGFEVIDDVKEELEKKCPGVVSCADILALVHIPSESATALNLATGYTTSQEKETQTLP; this comes from the exons ATGGCGAGCATTTCATTGATTGTTGCAGTACTTGTTGCgatcatgtgtgtgtgtgaaggatcgGCTTTGAGGCGTAATTTCTACAAGAAGAGCTGCCCTTCGGCTGAGGCCACAGTTGAACTTGTGGTGGAAAAATACATAGCCAAGGATCGAACCCTTGCGGCTCTTCTCTTACGGATGCATTTTCATGATTGTTTTATTCGA GGCTGCGATGGATCAGTGCTTCTGAATTCTACAACCACCAACAAAGCAGAGAGAGATGCCATCCCAAACCTGCGCCTGCGCGGATTTGAAGTAATTGATGATGTGAAGGAAGAGTTAGAGAAAAAATGTCCAGGTGTTGTTTCATGTGCTGACATTCTTGCACTG GTGCACATACCGTCGGAATCGGCCACTGCACTGAATTTAGCAACAGGCTATACAACTTCACAGGAAAAGGAGACACAGACCCTTCCCTAG